Proteins from one Paenibacillus amylolyticus genomic window:
- a CDS encoding Xaa-Pro peptidase family protein produces MNNSQHLTHSSGLNRDRAEEVMIAQGLSALIATTPENIQYVIGSQLRASNWTMQIYAVLPADRSAKPCIVIPTNRLGVVAQFGITGVDIFAYSDFFVEGSIEGKPSTDDIDLFYSLLHTTVIHSSPLDALKAALKQLEIEDQPIGIDEMRIAPDILTRIKEEVPDRPVVPAYKLFRHIRLVKTPFEIKQLRQAAQLNERIEQELIDLIAAGVHEKQLADHYRLAVMRAGGTPAMTAVGAGPRSALPLIENYFHTIEVGDQVRFDLCLQLEGYWGDTGRTVVAGEPTAWMKKHFDAVKSGWETALETVRPGVKASDVFHAAVSRVQREGIPHYRRQHVGHAIGLELYDDITLSPGDQRILEPGMVLCVEVPYYELGAGGFQIEDTIVVTSDGYEFLTHMERKLFTK; encoded by the coding sequence ATGAATAATTCACAGCATTTAACCCATAGCTCCGGTCTGAATCGGGATCGGGCGGAAGAAGTGATGATCGCTCAGGGACTAAGTGCCCTGATTGCAACGACTCCCGAGAACATTCAATATGTCATCGGGTCCCAACTGCGTGCAAGCAATTGGACGATGCAGATCTATGCGGTTCTGCCTGCAGACAGATCTGCTAAGCCGTGTATTGTCATTCCTACGAATCGGTTGGGCGTTGTAGCCCAATTCGGTATCACGGGGGTGGACATATTTGCCTACAGTGATTTTTTCGTGGAAGGTTCCATTGAAGGCAAACCTTCCACTGACGACATTGATCTGTTCTATTCTCTCCTGCACACGACGGTTATTCATTCAAGTCCTTTAGATGCGCTCAAGGCAGCATTAAAACAGCTTGAGATCGAAGATCAGCCGATTGGAATCGATGAGATGCGGATCGCTCCCGATATTCTGACGAGAATCAAGGAGGAGGTTCCTGACAGACCGGTAGTTCCTGCATATAAGCTGTTTAGACATATCCGTCTGGTCAAGACTCCTTTTGAGATCAAGCAACTTCGTCAGGCTGCCCAATTAAATGAACGAATTGAACAGGAACTCATTGATCTGATTGCCGCAGGTGTTCATGAGAAGCAACTTGCCGATCATTATCGGCTGGCTGTGATGAGAGCAGGTGGAACTCCCGCAATGACAGCGGTAGGGGCAGGGCCACGCAGTGCGTTGCCCCTCATCGAAAATTATTTTCATACGATTGAGGTGGGTGATCAGGTTCGTTTCGACCTCTGCCTCCAACTGGAAGGATACTGGGGAGATACAGGGCGTACGGTTGTTGCAGGTGAGCCTACTGCTTGGATGAAAAAACATTTTGATGCCGTCAAAAGCGGCTGGGAGACGGCACTTGAAACCGTGCGCCCTGGCGTCAAGGCTTCGGACGTATTCCATGCCGCAGTGTCCCGCGTACAGCGCGAGGGGATTCCGCATTACCGACGTCAGCACGTTGGCCATGCCATCGGCTTGGAACTGTACGACGATATAACCCTGTCCCCTGGTGACCAGCGCATACTGGAGCCCGGTATGGTGTTATGTGTTGAGGTACCATATTACGAGTTGGGTGCAGGTGGATTCCAAATTGAGGATACCATTGTCGTAACGTCAGATGGTTATGAGTTTCTGACCCATATGGAGCGGAAACTGTTCACTAAATAA
- a CDS encoding ABC transporter permease subunit codes for MVMPKITLGIAYLILFSKMHIAGGLFALILGEAVIVLPFVLTLVGSALANLHPAHREAAADLGAGPMRIFFTITLPQLRLSLLLSGSIAFVFTFDQVEAALLLLRQDSYTLPIQLFLYMERMAGPNDCCCVCCSDRFCAGSVYDN; via the coding sequence ATGGTTATGCCGAAAATTACGCTGGGTATCGCATATTTGATTTTATTCTCGAAAATGCATATTGCCGGCGGACTGTTTGCACTTATTTTGGGTGAAGCGGTCATCGTGCTTCCATTCGTGCTCACGCTTGTGGGCAGTGCATTAGCCAATCTGCACCCGGCTCACCGGGAAGCAGCCGCGGACCTGGGGGCAGGACCGATGCGCATTTTTTTCACAATTACGCTGCCACAGCTCCGACTATCCCTGCTTCTGTCAGGGTCAATCGCTTTTGTCTTCACTTTCGATCAGGTCGAGGCTGCACTGCTGCTGCTCCGTCAGGATAGCTACACGTTGCCAATCCAGTTATTCCTGTATATGGAGAGAATGGCAGGACCCAACGATTGCTGTTGTGTCTGTTGTTCTGATCGCTTTTGCGCTGGCTCTGTTTATGACAATTAA
- a CDS encoding MFS transporter: MIQQGTKTFRNISLALFAGGFVTFALLYSLQPLMPEISVSFSITPAQASLTLSVTTIAMALTMLFIGSLSDSVGRRFIMTAALVISSVIALLSAFSLGYPELLLLRILQGIALAGLPAIAMTYLSEEIEPKSLGYAMGLYISGNSIGGMAGRFISGVVTDWFSWRAAVGFIGILGLCAAVIFWLVIPPSRHFVKASPGFKNPLPLLWSQCRNPRLLSLYGLGFLLMGGFVTLFNYIGFELTGEPYHLSQSIVGSLFVVYLMGTVSSTWMGRLADRYGRSHVLGIALGIILAGAVCTVHPALWVKIIGLALFAFGFFGGHSIASSWVGLVATQYKSQANALYLFFYYLGSSVSGTGGGLLYSRLGWIGIVGLIGVYVLIGFVLCNLLVHRLKGQAT; encoded by the coding sequence ATGATTCAGCAGGGAACTAAGACGTTTCGTAACATTAGCCTTGCACTGTTCGCCGGAGGTTTTGTCACGTTTGCATTGCTCTACAGCCTCCAACCCCTGATGCCTGAGATTAGCGTTTCATTTTCCATTACGCCGGCACAGGCCAGCCTCACATTATCGGTAACAACGATCGCCATGGCATTGACGATGCTGTTCATCGGGTCCTTGTCTGATTCTGTGGGCCGACGCTTTATCATGACAGCAGCACTGGTCATATCTTCTGTGATTGCTTTGCTGAGTGCGTTCAGCCTGGGGTATCCGGAGCTTCTTCTGCTTCGTATTCTCCAGGGGATAGCACTCGCTGGTTTGCCGGCAATAGCCATGACTTATCTGTCAGAAGAGATAGAACCTAAAAGTCTGGGTTATGCCATGGGTTTATATATTAGCGGGAATTCAATTGGAGGCATGGCAGGTCGTTTTATCAGCGGTGTGGTGACAGATTGGTTCAGTTGGCGCGCTGCTGTGGGATTCATTGGTATTCTTGGATTGTGTGCAGCCGTCATTTTTTGGCTTGTCATCCCGCCATCTCGTCATTTTGTCAAAGCTTCACCCGGATTCAAAAATCCATTACCGCTTTTGTGGTCACAGTGTCGGAATCCAAGGTTGCTGAGCCTGTATGGCCTTGGGTTTCTCCTGATGGGGGGCTTCGTGACCCTGTTCAACTATATTGGTTTTGAATTAACCGGTGAACCCTATCATCTAAGTCAGTCCATTGTTGGAAGTCTTTTTGTGGTGTATCTGATGGGCACGGTCAGCAGCACATGGATGGGCAGGCTTGCAGACCGGTATGGCAGGTCACATGTGCTTGGCATCGCGCTGGGCATTATTCTGGCGGGTGCAGTCTGTACTGTTCATCCAGCGCTTTGGGTCAAAATTATCGGACTCGCTCTGTTTGCCTTTGGTTTCTTCGGCGGCCATTCGATCGCAAGCAGCTGGGTTGGACTCGTGGCCACTCAGTACAAATCCCAGGCTAATGCGTTGTATTTGTTTTTCTATTATCTTGGTTCCAGCGTAAGTGGAACAGGAGGCGGACTGTTATACAGCCGTCTGGGATGGATCGGCATTGTGGGGTTGATTGGTGTGTATGTTTTGATCGGTTTTGTCTTGTGTAATTTGCTTGTTCACAGGTTGAAGGGACAGGCTACATAA